From Tripterygium wilfordii isolate XIE 37 chromosome 13, ASM1340144v1, whole genome shotgun sequence, the proteins below share one genomic window:
- the LOC120012202 gene encoding plasmodesmata-located protein 6-like, with translation MTAEFLTYFIFKANLFLDLLLPSHSADTPPTIISISSTMSAVTLFLLFLVFTLTIHTKPSNSALDSFVYGGCSQLKFTPNSPYENNLNSLLTSLVNSATFTTYNNFTIQSPSSQDNTLYGLFQCRGDINGGDCSRCVARAVTQLGTLCLDSTGGVLQLDGCLVKYDNATFLGVEDGTVALKKCGPSIEYDSDSLTRRDALLDYLAAVDGSYKPYRTGGSGDMYGYAQCVGDLSGSECQDCLSEAIQRLKTDCGPTAAGDMYLGKCYVRFSKGGAHSHGGNDKNHNDDEIEKTLAILIGLVAGVALLIMFLSLLIKFCGKGRKR, from the exons ATGACAGCTGAGTTCCTGacgtattttattttcaaagcaAACCTTTTTTTAGAcctccttcttccttctcacTCAGCAGATACACCTCCAACAATAATATCAATTTCTTCAACCATGTCTGCGGTGACtctgtttcttctctttctaGTATTCACACTCACAATCCACACAAAACCATCAAATTCAGCTTTAGACTCCTTCGTCTATGGAGGCTGTTCACAGCTCAAGTTCACCCCAAACTCACCTTACGAGAACAACCTCAACTCGCTCCTCACTTCCCTGGTCAACTCGGCCACCTTCACCACTTACAACAATTTCACGATCCAATCCCCCTCCTCTCAAGACAACACCCTCTACGGCCTCTTCCAATGCCGCGGCGACATCAACGGCGGAGACTGTTCCCGTTGCGTCGCACGTGCCGTCACTCAACTCGGTACACTCTGCCTCGACTCAACAGGGGGCGTGTTGCAACTCGACGGGTGTCTCGTCAAGTACGACAACGCTACGTTTTTAGGCGTGGAGGACGGGACTGTGGCGTTGAAGAAATGTGGGCCGTCGATTGAGTATGACTCTGATTCGTTGACAAGGCGTGATGCGCTGTTGGATTATCTTGCGGCGGTTGATGGATCTTACAAACCGTACAGAACCGGTGGGTCGGGTGACATGTACGGTTACGCGCAGTGCGTTGGGGATCTGAGCGGGAGCGAGTGCCAGGATTGCTTGTCGGAGGCGATCCAACGGTTGAAAACTGATTGTGGGCCCACCGCTGCGGGGGACATGTATTTGGGTAAGTGCTACGTGCGATTCTCGAAAGGTGGCGCTCACTCTCACGGCGGAAATG ACAAGAACCACAATGATGATGAGATTGAGAAGACACTTGCAATCTTAATTGGACTCGTCGCTGGGGTGGCATTGCTCATCATGTTTCTTTCTCTCCTAATAAAATTTTGTgggaaaggaaggaaaag GTAA